A single window of Coffea eugenioides isolate CCC68of chromosome 7, Ceug_1.0, whole genome shotgun sequence DNA harbors:
- the LOC113777161 gene encoding uncharacterized protein LOC113777161 — protein KPPKPLSLSDPNSSGKWANIRACAAEAAAESEIDMVRTKEGIYTAKPKKVVVLWDLDNKPPRGPPYQAAMALKKVAQHFGNLVDISAYANRHAFIHLPQWVVEERRERRRMDILERKGVSTPSEPYICSVCGRKCKTHLDLKKHFRQLHERERQKKLNRMRSLKGKKRQRFKERFIDGNEKYNEAARTLTSPKVGYGLASELRRAGVFVKTVEDKPQENFTNIPKPHS, from the coding sequence AAACCCCCAAAACCCCTCTCCCTATCCGACCCCAATTCATCTGGTAAATGGGCCAACATCAGAGCCTGTGCAGCAGAAGCTGCAGCCGAGAGCGAAATCGATATGGTGAGAACCAAAGAAGGCATCTACACAGCTAAGCCTAAGAAAGTAGTGGTCTTGTGGGACTTAGATAACAAGCCCCCTCGCGGGCCGCCGTACCAGGCGGCGATGGCCTTAAAAAAAGTGGCCCAGCATTTCGGCAACCTGGTTGATATCTCTGCTTACGCTAATCGACACGCTTTCATTCATTTGCCCCAATGGGTTGTTGAAGAACGCCGAGAACGACGGCGTATGGACATTCTTGAGAGGAAAGGTGTTTCTACCCCTTCTGAACCGTATATTTGCTCTGTTTGCGGGAGAAAATGTAAGACACATTTGGATTTAAAGAAGCATTTTAGGCAGTTGCATGAGAGGGAGAGGCAAAAGAAGCTGAACAGAATGAGGTCATTGAAAGGTAAGAAACGACAGCGTTTTAAAGAAAGGTTTATTGATGGCAATGAGAAGTATAATGAAGCTGCAAGGACTTTGACTTCGCCGAAAGTTGGGTATGGATTAGCCTCCGAGCTTAGGCGAGCTGGGGTGTTTGTGAAAACGGTGGAGGATAAGCCACAGGAAAATTTTACCAACATTCCAAAGCCCCACAGTTAA